One genomic segment of Canis lupus baileyi chromosome 9, mCanLup2.hap1, whole genome shotgun sequence includes these proteins:
- the BMP4 gene encoding bone morphogenetic protein 4 isoform X2 yields MIPGNRMLMVVLLCQVLLGGSSHASLIPETGKKKVAEIQGHAGGRRSGQSHELLRDFEATLLQMFGLRRRPQPSKSAVIPDYMRDLYRLQSGEEEEEEQIHSIGLEYPERPASRANTVRSFHHEEHLENIPGTSENSAFRFLFNLSSIPENEVISSAELRLFREQVNQDPDWEQGFHRINIYEVMKPPAEVVPGHLITRLLDTRLVHHNVTRWETFDVSPAVLRWTREKQPNYGLAIEVTHLHQTRTHQGQHVRISRSLPQGSGDWAQLRPLLVTFGHDGRGHALTRRQRAKRSPKHHAQRARKKNKNCRRHSLYVDFSDVGWNDWIVAPPGYQAFYCHGDCPFPLADHLNSTNHAIVQTLVNSVNSSIPKACCVPTELSAISMLYLDEYDKVVLKNYQEMVVEGCGCR; encoded by the exons ATGATTCCTGGTAACCGAATGCTGATGGTCGTTTTATTATGCCAAGTCCTGCTAGGAGGCTCGAGCCATGCTAGTTTGATACCTGAGACGGGGAAGAAAAAAGTCGCCGAGATTCAGGGCCACGCGGGAGGACGCCGCTCAGGGCAGAGCCATGAGCTCCTGCGGGACTTCGAGGCTACGCTTCTGCAGATGTTCGGGCTGCGCCGCCGCCCGCAGCCTAGCAAGAGCGCCGTCATCCCAGATTACATGCGGGATCTTTACCGGCTCcagtctggggaggaggaggaggaagagcagatcCACAGCATCGGTCTGGAGTACCCTGAGCGCCCCGCCAGTAGGGCCAACACCGTGAGGAGCTTCCACCACGAAG AACATTTGGAGAACATCCCAGGGACCAGCGAAAACTCTGCTTTTCGTTTCCTCTTTAACCTCAGCAGCATCCCAGAGAACGAGGTGATCTCCTCTGCAGAGCTTCGACTCTTCCGGGAGCAGGTGAACCAGGACCCTGACTGGGAGCAGGGCTTCCACCGAATAAACATTTATGAGGTTATGAAGCCCCCGGCAGAAGTGGTGCCTGGGCACCTCATCACAAGACTACTGGACACAAGACTGGTCCACCACAATGTGACACGGTGGGAAACTTTTGATGTGAGCCCTGCGGTCCTTCGCTGGACCCGGGAGAAGCAGCCAAACTACGGGCTGGCCATTGAGGTGACTCACCTCCATCAGACACGGACCCACCAGGGCCAGCACGTCAGGATTAGCCGATCGTTACCTCAAGGGAGTGGGGATTGGGCCCAGCTCCGGCCCCTCCTGGTCACTTTTGGCCACGATGGCCGCGGACATGCCTTGACCCGACGCCAGAGGGCCAAGCGTAGCCCCAAGCATCATGCACAGCGGGCCCGCAAGAAGAATAAGAACTGCCGGCGCCACTCGCTCTATGTGGACTTCAGCGACGTCGGCTGGAATGACTGGATTGTGGCCCCGCCAGGCTACCAGGCCTTCTACTGCCACGGGGATTGCCCCTTTCCACTGGCCGACCACCTCAACTCAACCAACCACGCCATTGTGCAGACCCTGGTCAACTCTGTCAACTCCAGCATCCCCAAAGCCTGTTGTGTCCCCACCGAACTGAGTGCCATCTCCATGCTGTACCTGGATGAGTATGACAAGGTGGTACTGAAAAATTATCAGGAGATGGTAGTAGAGGGATGTGGGTGTCGCTGA
- the BMP4 gene encoding bone morphogenetic protein 4 isoform X1 — MHEGRGGGREGRRAEPCPEARSHSVVPSRATHCRSSSEPFQQVCSRLAVKNHGLLLYALFSVILLGGSSHASLIPETGKKKVAEIQGHAGGRRSGQSHELLRDFEATLLQMFGLRRRPQPSKSAVIPDYMRDLYRLQSGEEEEEEQIHSIGLEYPERPASRANTVRSFHHEEHLENIPGTSENSAFRFLFNLSSIPENEVISSAELRLFREQVNQDPDWEQGFHRINIYEVMKPPAEVVPGHLITRLLDTRLVHHNVTRWETFDVSPAVLRWTREKQPNYGLAIEVTHLHQTRTHQGQHVRISRSLPQGSGDWAQLRPLLVTFGHDGRGHALTRRQRAKRSPKHHAQRARKKNKNCRRHSLYVDFSDVGWNDWIVAPPGYQAFYCHGDCPFPLADHLNSTNHAIVQTLVNSVNSSIPKACCVPTELSAISMLYLDEYDKVVLKNYQEMVVEGCGCR, encoded by the exons atgcacgagggcagaggaggagggagggagggaaggagagcgGAGCCCTGCCCGGAAGCTAG GAGCCATTCCGTAGTGCCATCCAGAGCAACGCACTGCCGCAGCTCCTCTGAGCCTTTCCAGCAAGTCTGTTCAAGATTGGCTGTCAAGAATCATGGACTGTTATTATATGCCTTGTTTTCTGTCA TCCTGCTAGGAGGCTCGAGCCATGCTAGTTTGATACCTGAGACGGGGAAGAAAAAAGTCGCCGAGATTCAGGGCCACGCGGGAGGACGCCGCTCAGGGCAGAGCCATGAGCTCCTGCGGGACTTCGAGGCTACGCTTCTGCAGATGTTCGGGCTGCGCCGCCGCCCGCAGCCTAGCAAGAGCGCCGTCATCCCAGATTACATGCGGGATCTTTACCGGCTCcagtctggggaggaggaggaggaagagcagatcCACAGCATCGGTCTGGAGTACCCTGAGCGCCCCGCCAGTAGGGCCAACACCGTGAGGAGCTTCCACCACGAAG AACATTTGGAGAACATCCCAGGGACCAGCGAAAACTCTGCTTTTCGTTTCCTCTTTAACCTCAGCAGCATCCCAGAGAACGAGGTGATCTCCTCTGCAGAGCTTCGACTCTTCCGGGAGCAGGTGAACCAGGACCCTGACTGGGAGCAGGGCTTCCACCGAATAAACATTTATGAGGTTATGAAGCCCCCGGCAGAAGTGGTGCCTGGGCACCTCATCACAAGACTACTGGACACAAGACTGGTCCACCACAATGTGACACGGTGGGAAACTTTTGATGTGAGCCCTGCGGTCCTTCGCTGGACCCGGGAGAAGCAGCCAAACTACGGGCTGGCCATTGAGGTGACTCACCTCCATCAGACACGGACCCACCAGGGCCAGCACGTCAGGATTAGCCGATCGTTACCTCAAGGGAGTGGGGATTGGGCCCAGCTCCGGCCCCTCCTGGTCACTTTTGGCCACGATGGCCGCGGACATGCCTTGACCCGACGCCAGAGGGCCAAGCGTAGCCCCAAGCATCATGCACAGCGGGCCCGCAAGAAGAATAAGAACTGCCGGCGCCACTCGCTCTATGTGGACTTCAGCGACGTCGGCTGGAATGACTGGATTGTGGCCCCGCCAGGCTACCAGGCCTTCTACTGCCACGGGGATTGCCCCTTTCCACTGGCCGACCACCTCAACTCAACCAACCACGCCATTGTGCAGACCCTGGTCAACTCTGTCAACTCCAGCATCCCCAAAGCCTGTTGTGTCCCCACCGAACTGAGTGCCATCTCCATGCTGTACCTGGATGAGTATGACAAGGTGGTACTGAAAAATTATCAGGAGATGGTAGTAGAGGGATGTGGGTGTCGCTGA